Within the Streptomyces sp. YIM 121038 genome, the region TTGTCGTCGACGACGACGAACGCGGGGAAGTCCTCGACCTCGATCTTCCAGACCGCCTCCATGCCGAGCTCCTCGTACTCGACGACCTCGACCTTCTTGATGCAGTCCTGCGCGAGCCGCGCGGCGGGCCCGCCGATCGAGCCCAGGTAGAAGCCGCCGTGCGCGCCGCAGGCGTCGGTGACCTGCTGCGAGCGGTTGCCCTTGGCCAGCATGACCTTCGAGCCGCCCGCCGCCTGGAACTGCTCGACGTAGGAGTCCATGCGCCCGGCCGTGGTCGGCCCGAAGGAGCCGGACGCGTAGCCCTCGGGGGTCTTCGCCGGGCCCGCGTAGTACACCGGGTGGTCCTTCAGGTACTGCGGCATCTCCTCGCCCGCGTCGAGCCGCTCCTTGATCTTGGCGTGCGCGATGTCGCGGGCCACGACCAGCGGGCCGGTCAGCGAGAGCCGGGTCTTGACCGGGTACTTGGTGAGCTCGGCGAGGATGTCGTCCATGGGCTGGTTGAGGTCGATCTTCACGACCTCGCCCTCGTCCAGGTGGGCGTCCTCGGTCTCGGGCAGGAAGCGCGCCGGGTCCGTCTCCAGCTGCTCCAGGAAGACGCCCTCGGCGGTGATCTTCGCGAGGGCCTGGCGGTCGGCCGAGCAGGACACGGCGATCGCGACCGGGCAGGAGGCGCCGTGCCGGGGCAGGCGCACCACGCGCACGTCGTGGCAGAAGTACTTGCCGCCGAACTGCGCGCCGATGCCGATCTTCTGCGTCAGCTCGAAGACCTTCTCCTCCAGGTCCTTGTCCCGGAAGCCGTGGCCGAGGACCGAGCCCTCGTCGGGCAGCTCGTCCAGGTAGTGCGCGGAGGCGTACTTGGCGGTCTTCAGGGCGTACTCGGCGCTCGTGCCGCCGACGACGATCGCCAGGTGGTACGGCGGACAGGCGGCCGTGCCGAGCGAACGGATCTTCTCTTCCAGGAACTTCATCATCGAGGCCTCGTTGAGGACGGCCTTCGTCTCCTGGTAGAGGAACGACTTGTTGGCGGAGCCGCCGCCCTTCGCCATGACCAGGAACTTGTACGCGCCGCCGTCGGTCGCGTACAGCTCGATCTGCGCGGGCAGGTTGGAGCCGGTGTTCTTCTCCTCCCACATGGTGAGCGGAGCCATCTGCGAGTAGCGCAGGTTCAGGTTCTTGTACGCGTCGTAGACGCCGCGGCTCAGGGCCTCCTCGTCGCCGCCCCGCGTGAGCACGTTCTGCCCGCGCTTGCCCATGACGATGGCGGTGCCGGTGTCCTGGCACATCGGCAGCACGCCCGCGGCCGCGATGTTCGCGTTCTTCAGCAGGTCAAGGGCGACGAACTTGTCGTTGGCCGAGGCCTCGGGGTCGTCGACGATCCGGCGCAGCTGGGCCAGGTGCGCGGGCCGCAGGAAGTGCTGGATGTCGTGGATGGCCTCCTCGGCCAGCTTGCGCAGCGCCTCCGGCTCGACCTTGAGGAAGGTGCGCCCGTCGGCCTCGAAGGTGGAGACACCCTCGGTGGTCACCAGCCGGTACGGGGTGGGGTCCTCTCCCAGCGGGAGCAGATCGGAGTACGCAAACTCTGGCATGACGCCCAATTCCTCACTTGGCAGACAGCGCGGCGCTCGCCTCCATTGGCGGCACCCGCCCAGCGTAGAACGGGTGGGGAGCGGGGCGCTGGTGAGGTAAGGCTCACTTGGGCGCGGGCCCCGCGCGGGGCGGGAACGCGCGGACAAGGGGTAGTCGCGATCTATCGCGTCTGGGTAGTCTGGTGCCGTGGACCTAGAGAAGCGCTCCCCGACACCTCCGGCCGAGGCACCGCCACGCACGGCGACGCCGCACCTCAGGGCCTCGGACGCCGATCGGGAGCGGGCCGCCGAGGTCCTCG harbors:
- a CDS encoding fumarate hydratase — its product is MPEFAYSDLLPLGEDPTPYRLVTTEGVSTFEADGRTFLKVEPEALRKLAEEAIHDIQHFLRPAHLAQLRRIVDDPEASANDKFVALDLLKNANIAAAGVLPMCQDTGTAIVMGKRGQNVLTRGGDEEALSRGVYDAYKNLNLRYSQMAPLTMWEEKNTGSNLPAQIELYATDGGAYKFLVMAKGGGSANKSFLYQETKAVLNEASMMKFLEEKIRSLGTAACPPYHLAIVVGGTSAEYALKTAKYASAHYLDELPDEGSVLGHGFRDKDLEEKVFELTQKIGIGAQFGGKYFCHDVRVVRLPRHGASCPVAIAVSCSADRQALAKITAEGVFLEQLETDPARFLPETEDAHLDEGEVVKIDLNQPMDDILAELTKYPVKTRLSLTGPLVVARDIAHAKIKERLDAGEEMPQYLKDHPVYYAGPAKTPEGYASGSFGPTTAGRMDSYVEQFQAAGGSKVMLAKGNRSQQVTDACGAHGGFYLGSIGGPAARLAQDCIKKVEVVEYEELGMEAVWKIEVEDFPAFVVVDDKGNDFFQNPAPEPTFTSIPVRGPGLA